A window from Henckelia pumila isolate YLH828 unplaced genomic scaffold, ASM3356847v2 CTG_466, whole genome shotgun sequence encodes these proteins:
- the LOC140872530 gene encoding uncharacterized protein isoform X1, giving the protein MQSRNKSAKRRNLKRSRTSPQEMPATDATASNSLDDCNVFPIEEIVQYPLPGYGAPISISFSPDDSLIAYLFSPDQTLNRKVFVFDPKTGKHDLFFGPQDGGLDENNLSPEEKLRRERLRERGLGVTRYEWVKMMSSKRKKLMVPLPAGIYIQDFAVQPELKLPNTPSSPIIDPHISPDGTMLAYVRNNELHVLNLLYNLSKQLTLGAHENAVTHGLAEYIAQEEMDRKNGYWWSLDSKFIAFTEVDSSKIPLFRIMHQGKNFVGSDAQEDHAYPFAGSSNVKVRLGIVPAAGGPVSWMDLVCGGGGQEDNEYLARVNWMHGNILTAQVLNRKHSKLKIIRFDIKTGESKVIFDEEHEMWINLHDCFTPLDKLPSKPSGGFIWASEKTGFRHLYLHDLDGVCLGPITQGDWMVEQVAGVNEASGTVYFTGTLDGPLESHLYCTNLFSNGNHSVQTPLRLTHGKGKHVVVLDHQLQRFVDIHDSLTLPPKVSLHSLHDGSLILSLYEHPVDIPRFRKLQLEPPEVIQAEAKDGTTLYGALYKPDEENFGPPPYKTMIQVYGGPSVQLVCDSWINTVDMRSQYLRSKGVLVWKMDNRGTARRGLKFEGAIKDHFGQIDAEDQRTGAEWLIEQGLARVGHIGLCGWSYGGYLSAITLARYPEVFKCAISGAPVTSWDGYDTFYTEKYMGLPHENESGYLDSSVMHHIGNMKGKLLLVHGMIDENVHFRHTARLVNELVAAGKSYELLIFPDERHMPRRLRDRIYMEERIWDFIERSL; this is encoded by the exons ATGCAATCCCGCAATAAGAGTGCAAAAAGGAGGAATTTGAAACGTTCAAGAACGTCTCCTCAAGAGATGCCTGCCACCGACGCAACTGCCTCAAACTCTCTGGATGATTGCAATGTATTCCCAATTGAAGAAATAGTTCAGTACCCATTACCAGGTTACGGTGCACCAATTTCGATCAGTTTTAGCCCTGATGATAGTTTGATAGCGTACTTGTTCAGCCCTGATCAGACATTAAATAGGAAAGTGTTTGTATTTGATCCCAAAACGGGGAAGCATGACTTGTTCTTTGGCCCACAAGATGGTGGActtgatgaaaataatttgtcTCCGGAAGAGAAATTGAGAAGGGAGCGACTAAGAGAGCGTGGCTTGGGTGTGACACGCTATGAATGGGTGAAGATGATGAGCTCGAAGAGAAAAAAACTTATGGTGCCTCTACCAGCTGGG ATCTATATACAGGACTTTGCCGTTCAACCAGAGCTTAAGCTTCCTAACACCCCTTCGTCGCCAATTATAGACCCTCATATCTCCCCGGATGGCACCATGCTTGCTTATGTGCGGAATAATGAGCTTCACGTGTTGAACCTTCTGTACAACTTATCAAAACAATTGACTTTGGGTGCTCATGAGAATGCAGTA ACACATGGACTTGCTGAGTACATAGCCCAG GAAGAAATGGACAGGAAGAATGGCTACTGGTGGTCACTAGATAGCAAGTTCATTGCATTCACTGAGGTTGATTCATCAAAGATACCTCTTTTTAGGATCATGCACCAAGGAAAAAATTTTGTGGGTTCAGATGCACAGGAAGACCATGCTTACCCTTTTGCAGGCAGTTCAAATGTAAAAGTTCGTTTAGGCATTGTTCCTGCTGCTGGAGGACCGGTTAGTTGGATGGATCTTGTCTGCGGTGGAGGGGGCCAGGAAGATAATGAGTATTTGGCACGAGTCAATTGGATGCATGGGAATATTCTGACTGCTCAGGTTTTGAATAGAAAACATTCTAAATTAAAGATTATCAGGTTCGACATTAAAACTGGTGAAAGTAAAGTAATCTTTGACGAAGAACATGAAATGTGGATCAATCTGCACGATTGCTTCACCCCATTAGACAAATTACCGAGCAAACCATCCGGTGGGTTTATTTGGGCCAGCGAGAAAACTGGATTCCGCCATCTATATTTGCATGATTTGGATGGGGTGTGCTTAGGACCCATCACCCAAGGTGATTGGATGGTTGAGCAAGTTGCTGGTGTAAATGAGGCTTCTGGCACAGTTTATTTCACTGGAACTTTAGACGGTCCTCTGGAATCTCATCTTTATTGCACTAACTTATTCTCAAATGGAAACCATTCTGTACAAACTCCATTGAGACTGACCCATGGAAAGGGAAAGCATGTGGTTGTGCTTGATCATCAATTGCAGAGATTTGTAGACATCCACGATTCCTTGACTTTGCCTCCCAAGGTTTCCTTACACTCATTACACGATGGAAGCTTGATATTGTCTCTTTATGAACATCCAGTCGACATTCCCAGGTTTAGAAAACTCCAACTCGAGCCTCCAGAGGTAATTCAGGCAGAGGCAAAGGACGGAACTACTTTGTATGGAGCGTTGTACAAACCAGACGAAGAAAATTTTGGGCCACCACCGTATAAAACAATGATTCAGGTTTATGGTGGTCCTAGTGTACAACTAGTCTGTGATTCTTGGATAAATACAGTTGACATGAGATCCCAATATCTGAGAAGTAAAGGCGTATTAGTCTGGAAG ATGGATAATAGAGGAACTGCTAGACGTGGACTCAAATTTGAAGGCGCAATTAAGGACCACTTTGGCCAGATTGATGCGGAGGATCAACGAACTGGAGCTGAATGGCTCATTGAGCAGGGATTAGCCAGAGTCGGTCACATTGGGTTGTGTGGGTGGAGTTATGGTGGATATCTTTCGGCCATAACACTGGCAAGATATCCTGAAGTTTTCAAATGCGCGATTTCTGGTGCACCAGTAACATCTTGGGATGGGTATGATACTTTTTACACCGAAAAATATATGGGTCTACCTCATGAAAACGAATCAGGATATCTGGATAGCTCAGTGATGCATCACATTGGAAACATGAAAGGGAAACTGTTGCTAGTTCATGGGATGATTGACGAGAATGTGCATTTTAGGCACACGGCTAGGCTGGTGAACGAGCTTGTGGCAGCTGGTAAGTCTTACGAATTGTTGATATTTCCAGATGAACGACACATGCCTCGTCGGCTTAGGGATCGCATATATATGGAGGAGAGGATATGGGATTTTATCGAGAGAAGCTTGTAG
- the LOC140872530 gene encoding uncharacterized protein isoform X2: MPATDATASNSLDDCNVFPIEEIVQYPLPGYGAPISISFSPDDSLIAYLFSPDQTLNRKVFVFDPKTGKHDLFFGPQDGGLDENNLSPEEKLRRERLRERGLGVTRYEWVKMMSSKRKKLMVPLPAGIYIQDFAVQPELKLPNTPSSPIIDPHISPDGTMLAYVRNNELHVLNLLYNLSKQLTLGAHENAVTHGLAEYIAQEEMDRKNGYWWSLDSKFIAFTEVDSSKIPLFRIMHQGKNFVGSDAQEDHAYPFAGSSNVKVRLGIVPAAGGPVSWMDLVCGGGGQEDNEYLARVNWMHGNILTAQVLNRKHSKLKIIRFDIKTGESKVIFDEEHEMWINLHDCFTPLDKLPSKPSGGFIWASEKTGFRHLYLHDLDGVCLGPITQGDWMVEQVAGVNEASGTVYFTGTLDGPLESHLYCTNLFSNGNHSVQTPLRLTHGKGKHVVVLDHQLQRFVDIHDSLTLPPKVSLHSLHDGSLILSLYEHPVDIPRFRKLQLEPPEVIQAEAKDGTTLYGALYKPDEENFGPPPYKTMIQVYGGPSVQLVCDSWINTVDMRSQYLRSKGVLVWKMDNRGTARRGLKFEGAIKDHFGQIDAEDQRTGAEWLIEQGLARVGHIGLCGWSYGGYLSAITLARYPEVFKCAISGAPVTSWDGYDTFYTEKYMGLPHENESGYLDSSVMHHIGNMKGKLLLVHGMIDENVHFRHTARLVNELVAAGKSYELLIFPDERHMPRRLRDRIYMEERIWDFIERSL, encoded by the exons ATGCCTGCCACCGACGCAACTGCCTCAAACTCTCTGGATGATTGCAATGTATTCCCAATTGAAGAAATAGTTCAGTACCCATTACCAGGTTACGGTGCACCAATTTCGATCAGTTTTAGCCCTGATGATAGTTTGATAGCGTACTTGTTCAGCCCTGATCAGACATTAAATAGGAAAGTGTTTGTATTTGATCCCAAAACGGGGAAGCATGACTTGTTCTTTGGCCCACAAGATGGTGGActtgatgaaaataatttgtcTCCGGAAGAGAAATTGAGAAGGGAGCGACTAAGAGAGCGTGGCTTGGGTGTGACACGCTATGAATGGGTGAAGATGATGAGCTCGAAGAGAAAAAAACTTATGGTGCCTCTACCAGCTGGG ATCTATATACAGGACTTTGCCGTTCAACCAGAGCTTAAGCTTCCTAACACCCCTTCGTCGCCAATTATAGACCCTCATATCTCCCCGGATGGCACCATGCTTGCTTATGTGCGGAATAATGAGCTTCACGTGTTGAACCTTCTGTACAACTTATCAAAACAATTGACTTTGGGTGCTCATGAGAATGCAGTA ACACATGGACTTGCTGAGTACATAGCCCAG GAAGAAATGGACAGGAAGAATGGCTACTGGTGGTCACTAGATAGCAAGTTCATTGCATTCACTGAGGTTGATTCATCAAAGATACCTCTTTTTAGGATCATGCACCAAGGAAAAAATTTTGTGGGTTCAGATGCACAGGAAGACCATGCTTACCCTTTTGCAGGCAGTTCAAATGTAAAAGTTCGTTTAGGCATTGTTCCTGCTGCTGGAGGACCGGTTAGTTGGATGGATCTTGTCTGCGGTGGAGGGGGCCAGGAAGATAATGAGTATTTGGCACGAGTCAATTGGATGCATGGGAATATTCTGACTGCTCAGGTTTTGAATAGAAAACATTCTAAATTAAAGATTATCAGGTTCGACATTAAAACTGGTGAAAGTAAAGTAATCTTTGACGAAGAACATGAAATGTGGATCAATCTGCACGATTGCTTCACCCCATTAGACAAATTACCGAGCAAACCATCCGGTGGGTTTATTTGGGCCAGCGAGAAAACTGGATTCCGCCATCTATATTTGCATGATTTGGATGGGGTGTGCTTAGGACCCATCACCCAAGGTGATTGGATGGTTGAGCAAGTTGCTGGTGTAAATGAGGCTTCTGGCACAGTTTATTTCACTGGAACTTTAGACGGTCCTCTGGAATCTCATCTTTATTGCACTAACTTATTCTCAAATGGAAACCATTCTGTACAAACTCCATTGAGACTGACCCATGGAAAGGGAAAGCATGTGGTTGTGCTTGATCATCAATTGCAGAGATTTGTAGACATCCACGATTCCTTGACTTTGCCTCCCAAGGTTTCCTTACACTCATTACACGATGGAAGCTTGATATTGTCTCTTTATGAACATCCAGTCGACATTCCCAGGTTTAGAAAACTCCAACTCGAGCCTCCAGAGGTAATTCAGGCAGAGGCAAAGGACGGAACTACTTTGTATGGAGCGTTGTACAAACCAGACGAAGAAAATTTTGGGCCACCACCGTATAAAACAATGATTCAGGTTTATGGTGGTCCTAGTGTACAACTAGTCTGTGATTCTTGGATAAATACAGTTGACATGAGATCCCAATATCTGAGAAGTAAAGGCGTATTAGTCTGGAAG ATGGATAATAGAGGAACTGCTAGACGTGGACTCAAATTTGAAGGCGCAATTAAGGACCACTTTGGCCAGATTGATGCGGAGGATCAACGAACTGGAGCTGAATGGCTCATTGAGCAGGGATTAGCCAGAGTCGGTCACATTGGGTTGTGTGGGTGGAGTTATGGTGGATATCTTTCGGCCATAACACTGGCAAGATATCCTGAAGTTTTCAAATGCGCGATTTCTGGTGCACCAGTAACATCTTGGGATGGGTATGATACTTTTTACACCGAAAAATATATGGGTCTACCTCATGAAAACGAATCAGGATATCTGGATAGCTCAGTGATGCATCACATTGGAAACATGAAAGGGAAACTGTTGCTAGTTCATGGGATGATTGACGAGAATGTGCATTTTAGGCACACGGCTAGGCTGGTGAACGAGCTTGTGGCAGCTGGTAAGTCTTACGAATTGTTGATATTTCCAGATGAACGACACATGCCTCGTCGGCTTAGGGATCGCATATATATGGAGGAGAGGATATGGGATTTTATCGAGAGAAGCTTGTAG